The following proteins come from a genomic window of Anopheles ziemanni chromosome 3, idAnoZiCoDA_A2_x.2, whole genome shotgun sequence:
- the LOC131288267 gene encoding uncharacterized protein LOC131288267 — protein MFSRRELLYLKAILFATLLHLANALQLEGLSTKKPRITKYTMKPTASSATAVPSSLSLYRLNASSGATCILIQTDGLLSIQYRDKYNEDKEADTFMPDQMDISGECWEDESRITLAWKGFTINIYFSKTPGGERWYVNSVDLAYSSSNKLFEHIDRPGLDVKLSTPPGTLLFPTPVGKSYTCDKELTITMFAQDENDKSGHLAKLYLRELRMQSFMYKAGNAWGPTFQCSATGTYRDETAPIAVGSTLAVATVCTVVGYGLWRYFKVKKFQYGTMA, from the exons ATGTTTTCCCGCAGGGAGCTGCTCTATCTGAAGGCGATCCTTTTCG CAACCTTGCTGCATCTGGCCAACGCACTCCAGCTGGAAGGACTCTCGACAAAGAAACCCCGCATCACGAAGTACACCATGAAGCCCACGGCCAGCTCG GCCACGGCCGTTCCATCGTCCCTGTCGCTGTACCGTCTGAATGCGTCAAGTGGAGCGACGTGCATTCTGATTCAAACCGACGGGCTGCTTAGTATCCAGTACCGGGATAAGTACAATGAGGATAAG GAAGCGGACACATTCATGCCGGACCAGATGGACATCTCCGGCGAGTGCTGGGAGGACGAGTCGCGTATTACGCTCGCCTGGAAGGGTTTCACCATCAACATTTACTTCTCGAAGACGCCGGGTGGCGAGCGCTGGTACGTGAACAGCGTCGACCTGGCGTACTCGTCCTCCAACAAGCTGTTCGAGCACATCGACCGCCCCGGGCTGGACGTGAAGCTGTCCACTCCGCCCGGCACGCTGCTCTTCCCGACGCCGGTCGGTAAGTCGTACACCTGCGACAAGGAGCTGACCATCACGATGTTCGCGCAGGACGAGAACGACAAGTCGGGCCACCTGGCCAAGCTGTACCTGCGCGAGCTGCGGATGCAGAGCTTCATGTACAAGGCCGGCAACGCCTGGGGACCGACGTTCCAGTGTAGCGCCACCGGCACGTACCGCGACGAGACGGCACCGATCGCCGTCGGTTCCACGCTGGCCGTCGCCACCGTCTGCACCGTCGTTGGCTACGGACTGTGGAG ATACTTCAAAGTCAAGAAGTTCCAGTACGGAACCATGGCTTAA